DNA sequence from the Halobacterium sp. DL1 genome:
GACGCCAGTCCGAAGAGGACGTTGAAGACGAACGCCACGATGATGCCCCAGGAGATGGCCTCGATGATGTGTCGTCCCGCGACGGCAGTGCCGATGACGACGAGCATCGAGACGAGGTGGAGGAGCCCTGCGGGCTCGCTCTCACCGACGAAGATCTGCTGGGCTTCGGCGGCGATGTCGATGCCGGACATCAGGCCACCCGCGACCACATGACATCCTCCCCGGCGTGAACGCCGGGGTTTCCTCACGCTGGGGGTATCGCTTACCGGCTCACGGAGGCAACTTGCGGGTTCGTATGCTCCTCGTTGGGAACTGAGCGTGGTGACTCTGACCAATTATGGTCGTCCCACTTGAGGCATACAGGCCGTGCCATCGACCGTGTTACCGTCGTCTGCCGCCTCAGGAACGTTTCTGACGCCGTGAGGTCGGCGTGTCCCTCGAATCCGCACGGACACGTCAGCGTGTCGTGGTGGCGCGTCGTATCCTCTGTTGAACCGCAGTTCGGACACTCCTGACTCGTCCACGCCTCAGACCGAACCTCGACCGACATACCGTATTCTTCGGCTGTGCACGCCAGTCGGTTCACGAACGCGCGGAACGCCCAGAAATTGTGAGTCTTCGCGTTCGTCTCCACCGACCAGTGCGTTTCCAGTACATCCGTCAACGCTCCAACGTACACTGTCGAAACACCCTCGTCGTACAGGCGTTCGATGAGGTCACGGGCGAGTGCGTCTTGAGCGTGATCACGCCGCTTGGTACGCCGGTCGTACAGGCGTCGGATGCGGTGACTGCTGTATCGACCGTCTTCCAAGAGTGATTGGAGACGTGCTATTTCTCGCGTCGTCTCACGGAACCGCTCGAACAGGTCACGTCCTTCGTACAGGAGTTGTTGGCCGGTTGTGGTTGTGCAAGCGACGAGGTTGTTCGCACCAATGTCCAGAGCGGCTTCTTCCGAAGCCAGTGGTTGTGCCAGTCGAGAATGGTCTTCGCTGATTGTGACTGGCTGAAAGGCCCTGAACGATTGGGCTTGCTCGTCGTAGAACAACTCTAATCGGCCCTGCTTGTCGTACTCTTTCCAGTTGGGGTCGCCTCGAAGTTCGAGCCGGAGGCGTTCGCGGTGTCCCAATCCGTACTCGTCTTTCAGGTCTTTGCCGACAAGGATTTCGAGTCGGGAGTATTCACCCCACTCAACGGAGTACGACGTGTTGCGGATGTACGTGCGGAGTTCTCTCCCGTCTTCCGAGTTGCCCCAGAATCCGGGTTTGCCGTTCGCTTCTCCCTTCTTCTTGAGGCTGAAGAACGACTTCCACGCTTCGCGGTTCTTGCGCTCAATCTGCTGAACCGTGGACGCACCGAGAACACCGCTGTAGCGACCGCGATACTCGCTGATGTCCCATACGTCTCCATCTGGGTCAGCATAGTTCTCGCGGCGCTCATAGTTGATTTCGTTCCAGAGAGCGGCAGAAGCGTCCAACAGCCGTCGAAGCAACTCCTCGTCCTCTGGGGACTGCGGAATCACGTCGAACGTGTTGGCTCGCTTCATCGACTACATATTATATCGTAACGCACATAAATATTCCGTTCATGTGATATTATATGGTTGCAATTCGCATCGAGTTTGACGACGACGAACAGTACGAACGACTGAAGGAATTGAAGAAGCACCGTGGATTGACGTGGAAGGGCTTACTCCTCGAAGGAGAGAAGAAAGTCAGAGAGGATACCCCTGAATAAGCGTCGAACGTGGTTTGTGCCGTGGAGTGTCGGATTCACGCCCGCCGTGAACGGCGGGACTCTCTCCTTGATTCAGGTAGCTCTCCGACGTCCTCGTCGGTCAGGGCGCTCTCTTCGACGGCTTCGGCCACCTGCTCGAGGGCGTTGGTGTCGTCGCCCATCTTCCTACAAGGAGGGAATCCCGGCCTTCAGGCCGGGAGGGAATCCGACAACTGCTGAACTAACCACGCTCAGATGCTCGGTCTGAATGCCGACCGTCATCTTTAACTTACGTGGGTCCTTATGTTTTGTCGGATGAGAGCCGATTTCGATATGGAGCGTGGCGGGCCACTTCACGAGGTTGTGAAGGACTATGCCCGCGATCACGGGATACGACACTCACGAGCGTACCCCGAACTCCTCCGCAAAGGACTCGAATCCGAAGGCTACGATGTCAACGACTCAGACAGCGAATAAAACACTGGAAGCCACGCTCGTACCGCCCACACGGTGCAAAGAGCAACGCCTCCAGCAAACGCTGTCCGAATACCGTGAGGCACTACATGACGCCTTCGAGCAAAACTGTACGACGATGAGTGCCACGAACGACGTGGTGACACCGTACAACCTGCCGTACCAAGCGAAAGACGCCCTCAAATCATACGTCCCGAAACTCCACAAGACGTACAACGCTCAGGAATTGGATGACGAACACCCGCTCCGATTCGTGAACCGAGCCGGGAAGTT
Encoded proteins:
- a CDS encoding transposase IS605; this encodes MKRANTFDVIPQSPEDEELLRRLLDASAALWNEINYERRENYADPDGDVWDISEYRGRYSGVLGASTVQQIERKNREAWKSFFSLKKKGEANGKPGFWGNSEDGRELRTYIRNTSYSVEWGEYSRLEILVGKDLKDEYGLGHRERLRLELRGDPNWKEYDKQGRLELFYDEQAQSFRAFQPVTISEDHSRLAQPLASEEAALDIGANNLVACTTTTGQQLLYEGRDLFERFRETTREIARLQSLLEDGRYSSHRIRRLYDRRTKRRDHAQDALARDLIERLYDEGVSTVYVGALTDVLETHWSVETNAKTHNFWAFRAFVNRLACTAEEYGMSVEVRSEAWTSQECPNCGSTEDTTRHHDTLTCPCGFEGHADLTASETFLRRQTTVTRSMARPVCLKWDDHNWSESPRSVPNEEHTNPQVASVSR